Part of the Streptomyces europaeiscabiei genome is shown below.
CGGCGTTCCTGGTCCCGGCCGACCGCCCCGGCCTCACCGGCACCCCGCTCGACATGCTCTCCCCGCACCCCATCGGCGCCCTCGACTTCGCCGCCGTACCCGTCACGGCCGATGACGTCCTCGGCGTACCCGACCGGGGCTTCCGCGTCGCCATGGCCACGCTCAACCTCTTCCGCCCGAGCGTCGGAGCCTGCGCGGTCGGCATGGCGCAGGCCGCGCTCGACGCGACGCTCACGCACACCGCCCGACGGAACGCGTTCGGCGGCACGCTGCGGGACCTGCAGACGGTCGCCCACCAGGTCGCCGAGATGGCGATGCGCACGGAGGCGGCCCGGCTGATGGTCTACGCGGCGGCCGGGGCGTACGACTGCGGCGACCCGGACGTACCCCGGCGGGCCGCGATGGCGAAGCTGCTGGCCACGGAGACCGCGCAGTACGTCGTCGACGCGGCCGTCCAGCTGCACGGCGCGCGGGCGCTGCGGCGCGGCCATCTGCTCGAACACCTCTACCGGGAGGTGCGGGCGCCGCGCATCTACGAAGGGGCGAGCGAGGTCCAACGGGCCGTCATCGCAAAGGAGTTGTACGCGAGGGAGGCATCCGCGCGGGAGACGGGGGTGCGGGAGACGGGGGTGCGGGACTCCGCGGGAGAAGGGCGGCCGGCATGAGCACCGAGCGCGTGAACCCGGCCGGGTTGTCGCCGCCCACCGGCTTCTCCCACGCGGTGGTCGCCACCGGCAGCCGGGTCGTGTTCCTGGCGGGCCAGACCGCGCTCGACGCGGAAGGCAAGGTCGTGGGGGAGACGCTGGAGGAGCAGTTCGAGCGGGCGCTCGGCAATCTGCTGACCGCGCTGGAGGCTGCCGGCGGCACACCGGCCGACCTCGCCCGAGTCACCGTCTACGCCAAGGACGTCGCCGACTATCGCGTCCAGGCTCCCCTGCTCGGCCGGGTCTGGCGGAGGCTGGCGGGGCGGGACTATCCCGCGATGGCGGTCGTCGGCGTCGTACGGCTCTGGGACGAACGGGCCCTGGTGGAACTCGACGGCTTCGCGGTCCTGCCGTAGCCGTGGGGGAGGAGCGTCTCAGGCGGCGGTCGCCAGGTCGGCGAAGACCGGTCGGTGCGGGGCGATCACGCTGCCGTCGGGCAGCAGTTCACCGGTGTCGTCGAAGACGATGGCCCCGTTGCACAGCAGGTTCCAGCCCTGCTCGGGGTGGAAGGCGACGATGTGCGCGGCGTCGCGGTCCGTGCTGTCGATCGGGGGGCACAGGGGCTGGTGGGCACACATGGCGACCTCCACGTCTTTGTGAGTGCCGGCGGCGAGTCACCGCCTCGCACTACAGACCATGCCCGCGCCGGGAACCCGTGGCCACACGGTTTCGTGAGACGTGACAGCACCCGGACGTGCTGTGACAGGACGCGGACATAACCCAGGGCGCGCGGGGCGCACCCGGTAGTGAGGACGGCGGAACCGACGCGCCGACGGAGGGGTGATGATCACCGGCGCGCCCCGGCCGGGCCGGTACCTCTGGAGCCCCGTCCAAGGAGGTACCCCATGCCCTTGTCCCAGGCCTTCTCGCAGGTCCCCCGCGTTCTCGGCGCCGCCGCCGGTGCCGCGCTGCTGCTGTTCTCCGCCGCCCCGCCCGCCGGTGCCACGAGCGAGGCGTCCGAGACGCTGACCATCGACCCCACCGGGTACGTAGCCCCGGACGGCACCCTCACCCTGTCCGGCACGTACCGCTGTCTCGGCGCCGACGGCCCCGTCTTCGTCTCGTCCTCGCTCCAGCAGGGCGACAGCAGGGTCCGCAAGGGGGTCGGCGGGTCGTCGGCGGTCTGCGACGGCGCCGACCACACCTGGACCAACACGGACAGGGCGGAGCCGGGCCGTTACCGGCCCGGTCCGGCCCGGGTGGAGGCCACCGTCACCGAGCTGTCGGGCAGCGGTCTGCCGCTGCCCAGGTTCCACGCGGTGCGGCAGCAGGACATCACCCTCGTCGAGGGCTGAGCCGGCGGCCGGGCGCGGCCTGTGCACGGCGACGGCCCCGGCAACACGAAGGCGGCCCCGGTGTGGGTGGTTCACCGGAGCCGCCTTCCCCTTGCCAGGGGCCTGTTACTTGAGCAGGTGCACGCGCTGCGTCGTCAGGTCGTAGCGGGCGCCGACGATGGCGACCTCGCCGGCCTTCAGCTTGGCGGCGAGGTCGGAATCGGCCGCGAGCTTGGACCGGACCAGCCGGACGTTCGCGTCGATCGTCGCCGCGACCCGGGCGTCGCCGGTCACGCTGTGGTCGATGGCCGGGGCGATCTCGTCGGCGATGTACTGGATGCCGCTCGGCAGCTCCTCACCGCTCTCGTCCACCGCGACGGCGGCCTTCACGGCGCCGCAGGACTGGTGACCCAGCACCACGACCAAAGGGATGTCCAGTTCGAGGACGCCGTACTTGACGCTGCCGAGCACCGACTGGTCCAGCACCTCGCCCGCGCTGCGCGCGGTCATCAGGTCGCCGAGGCCCTGGTCGAAGACCAGCTCCGGGGGGACACGGGAGTCGATGCAGCCGAGGACGAAGGCGAAGGGGTGCTGAGCGGTCGTCAGGGTCTTGCGGAGGGTGGCGTCCTCGTCGGGGTGCCGCTGGTTGAAGGTCCGCCAGCGGCGGTTGCCCTTCGACAGCTCCGTCAGCGCCTCGTCCGCCGTGCTCGGCCGCTTGCGGGTGGCGGCGGAGGGCTTGGGGGTGGCGCGGGAGACGGGCTCGGCGTCGGCCGGGAAGGCGCCGACGGCGAGGCCGCCGCCGATGACGGCGGTGCCGGCGAGTGCGGCGCGCAGGAGTGAGCGCCGGCCGCGAGGCTTCACGTGGGATATCGGGGCGTCGGCGCTGGTGGCGGTCGCCTCGGCGTCCTCGCCTCTGTGGGGTGTTGCGTCTGGGTTCACGGGCAGGAACGTACGTCCGGTCTAAACGCTCAAACGTTCAAGTTGCGGAATCATGGACGAGCGTTGATCAAACATGGGCGACCCTTGAATCGTTCTTGGTCACTTCAGGGAAGGTTTTTGGCCAGCTCGTCTCTTGTTGTTCGCTTTAGGAGTCCTTGCAGAAAGATCGTGTTGTGGCACGGTGGAGATGTACGTGATCCCGTCTTCTGTGGGGTGTGAGCATGGCGCGGCGGAAGCCGTGGGAGATCAGCGACGAGTTGTGGGCGGTGATCGAGCCGCTGTTGCCGAAGCATGAGCGGCGGTTCCGGTACCCGGGGCGCAAGCGGATCGATGACCGCAAGACGCTCCAGGGAGTCCTGTTCGTCCTGTACACCGGTGTCCAGTGGGAGTTCCTGCCGCAGGAGTTGGGGTTCGGTTCAGGTCCCACCTGCTGGCGGCGGCTGGCCGAGTGGCAGGGGGCCGGAGTGTGGGAGGAACTGCAGCGGGTGCTGCTGGACCGGTTGCGGGCTGCGGACCGCCTGGACTTCTCCCGCGCCACGATCGACGCCTCGCACGTGCAGGCCAAGCGGGGGTGTGGCAGCCCAAAAGTCGGTCCGAGTCCGGTTGACCGCGGGCGGCCGGGCTCGAAGCATCACGTGCTGACCGACGCGCATGGCACCCCGCTGCGGGTGTCACTGACCGGCGGTCACCGCCACGATGTCACCCAGCTTCTGCCGCTGGTCGACGGGATGCCGCCGGTGCGGGGCAAGCGGGGCCGGCCCCGGCGCAAGCCCCGGACCCTGTATGCCGACCGCGGCTACGACTACGACGTCTACCGCCACCGGCTGCGTGAACGCGGCATCACACCGAAGAT
Proteins encoded:
- a CDS encoding acyl-CoA dehydrogenase family protein: MTAFSLEPAQLARRAELRALAVERLRPLADKGEPGHVNRPLVAELGRLGLLSRLFTSGALDLCLMREALAYVCTEAETALALQGLGAHPVHAHGTEAQRARWLPRVSRGEAVAAFALSEPDAGSDAAALSLRAEPDGPGRWRLTGEKCWISNAPEADLYTVFARTTPGAGARGVTAFLVPADRPGLTGTPLDMLSPHPIGALDFAAVPVTADDVLGVPDRGFRVAMATLNLFRPSVGACAVGMAQAALDATLTHTARRNAFGGTLRDLQTVAHQVAEMAMRTEAARLMVYAAAGAYDCGDPDVPRRAAMAKLLATETAQYVVDAAVQLHGARALRRGHLLEHLYREVRAPRIYEGASEVQRAVIAKELYAREASARETGVRETGVRDSAGEGRPA
- a CDS encoding RidA family protein → MSTERVNPAGLSPPTGFSHAVVATGSRVVFLAGQTALDAEGKVVGETLEEQFERALGNLLTALEAAGGTPADLARVTVYAKDVADYRVQAPLLGRVWRRLAGRDYPAMAVVGVVRLWDERALVELDGFAVLP
- a CDS encoding DUF5999 family protein, coding for MCAHQPLCPPIDSTDRDAAHIVAFHPEQGWNLLCNGAIVFDDTGELLPDGSVIAPHRPVFADLATAA
- a CDS encoding DUF6299 family protein, translating into MPLSQAFSQVPRVLGAAAGAALLLFSAAPPAGATSEASETLTIDPTGYVAPDGTLTLSGTYRCLGADGPVFVSSSLQQGDSRVRKGVGGSSAVCDGADHTWTNTDRAEPGRYRPGPARVEATVTELSGSGLPLPRFHAVRQQDITLVEG
- a CDS encoding carbonic anhydrase, with protein sequence MNPDATPHRGEDAEATATSADAPISHVKPRGRRSLLRAALAGTAVIGGGLAVGAFPADAEPVSRATPKPSAATRKRPSTADEALTELSKGNRRWRTFNQRHPDEDATLRKTLTTAQHPFAFVLGCIDSRVPPELVFDQGLGDLMTARSAGEVLDQSVLGSVKYGVLELDIPLVVVLGHQSCGAVKAAVAVDESGEELPSGIQYIADEIAPAIDHSVTGDARVAATIDANVRLVRSKLAADSDLAAKLKAGEVAIVGARYDLTTQRVHLLK
- a CDS encoding IS5 family transposase — translated: MARRKPWEISDELWAVIEPLLPKHERRFRYPGRKRIDDRKTLQGVLFVLYTGVQWEFLPQELGFGSGPTCWRRLAEWQGAGVWEELQRVLLDRLRAADRLDFSRATIDASHVQAKRGCGSPKVGPSPVDRGRPGSKHHVLTDAHGTPLRVSLTGGHRHDVTQLLPLVDGMPPVRGKRGRPRRKPRTLYADRGYDYDVYRHRLRERGITPKIARRGQPHGSGLGRVRWVAESAIAWLHGPRRLRTRWEARDDMHDAFLQLAHCMILARKNPAF